A section of the Solitalea canadensis DSM 3403 genome encodes:
- a CDS encoding DUF4230 domain-containing protein, whose translation MSYAEKKKNRSDFVRIFPWLVVLILGLVTMRNCGKNEVKSTTVHNVILEKVESLGKLELVRYKFKDIVEHEMISQWLPDPKALLIVSGEAVGCIDLGKVKKEDITVVDTILTIRLPNPELCYYKIDHKNSKVYQTNYAFLVEAQLVDEAYKKAEEELGKNALKAGILEQTKVSAEKVLTPFFAAFGYKKVIYEFK comes from the coding sequence ATGAGTTACGCTGAAAAGAAAAAAAACCGATCAGACTTTGTACGTATTTTCCCATGGCTCGTTGTATTGATATTAGGATTAGTTACGATGAGAAATTGCGGCAAGAATGAGGTGAAGTCTACTACTGTTCACAATGTAATACTTGAAAAAGTTGAGTCACTGGGAAAATTGGAGTTGGTGCGCTACAAATTTAAGGACATTGTTGAGCATGAAATGATCAGTCAATGGCTACCCGACCCTAAAGCTTTATTAATTGTTAGTGGAGAAGCAGTTGGCTGTATTGATTTAGGCAAGGTAAAAAAAGAAGATATCACTGTTGTTGATACCATTTTAACAATCCGTCTTCCTAACCCTGAATTATGTTATTATAAAATTGACCATAAGAATTCTAAAGTATATCAAACCAATTATGCCTTTTTAGTGGAAGCTCAACTTGTTGACGAGGCTTATAAAAAGGCTGAAGAAGAGTTAGGAAAAAATGCGTTAAAAGCTGGAATATTGGAACAAACAAAAGTAAGCGCAGAAAAAGTGTTAACCCCGTTCTTTGCAGCTTTTGGTTATAAAAAAGTGATCTACGAATTTAAATAA
- a CDS encoding outer membrane beta-barrel protein gives MKKTLLILFFLFTASYSFGQNKWSIQLSTLTGGFSDNWNRTQYSQATLSYSVQLSGYYNLHKGLKIGAGVGYLMNRSGYKFTVTPIDELDPVWPNEITVKIKYAYLTVPLKVKYDFNLSDKFYIPAEVNGIFNFNISNKSASSTNNSWRSFDMDTYHPVITSGLSTGLGYRLNEKMKLEVALDYSIYLTPIGKGYYSKASNYYIPALKGKNTVWGGLNLSYNF, from the coding sequence ATGAAAAAAACACTACTTATTTTATTTTTCTTATTTACGGCTAGCTATTCATTCGGACAGAACAAATGGAGCATTCAGTTAAGCACGCTTACAGGTGGGTTTAGTGATAATTGGAACAGGACACAGTATTCTCAGGCAACATTATCTTATAGTGTACAACTATCAGGATATTATAATTTACATAAGGGACTTAAAATAGGTGCAGGTGTTGGTTATTTAATGAATAGATCAGGGTACAAATTTACAGTAACTCCCATAGATGAGTTAGATCCGGTATGGCCTAATGAGATTACGGTTAAAATCAAGTACGCTTACTTAACTGTACCTTTGAAAGTAAAGTACGATTTTAATCTATCAGATAAATTCTATATTCCTGCCGAGGTAAATGGAATCTTTAATTTTAATATTAGTAATAAGTCAGCAAGCTCGACAAATAACAGTTGGAGAAGTTTTGATATGGATACATATCATCCTGTAATTACGAGCGGACTTTCCACTGGTTTAGGATATCGTTTAAATGAGAAAATGAAATTGGAGGTTGCATTGGATTATTCCATTTACTTGACACCCATAGGCAAAGGATATTATAGCAAAGCCTCTAATTATTATATTCCTGCATTAAAAGGAAAAAACACAGTATGGGGTGGTCTAAATCTTAGTTATAATTTTTAA